From Camarhynchus parvulus chromosome 22, STF_HiC, whole genome shotgun sequence, a single genomic window includes:
- the TIA1 gene encoding nucleolysin TIA-1 isoform X1: MEDEMPKTLTSQLTSGEKRSLQAVCPFPVHARSHSEGKVVWKVRGEPLQGRDRGSDPAALQPDRTLQELQDDHGSGNDPYCFVEFYEHRHAAAALAAMNGRKIMGKEVKVNWATTPSSQKKDTSNHFHVFVGDLSPEITTEDIKAAFAPFGRISDARVVKDMATGKSKGYGFVSFFNKWDAENAIQQMGGQWLGGRQIRTNWATRKPPAPKSTYEANTKQLSYDEVVTQSSPSNCTVYCGGVTSGLSEQLMRQTFSPFGQIMEIRVFPDKGYSFVRFSSHESAAHAIVSVNGTTIEGHVVKCYWGKETPDMASPVQQVPDRARVSQGQLSYPPAYGQWGQWYGGAQLGQYVPNGWQVPTYGVYGQAWSQQGFGQSQPSPPWLAPGFSVQGQNGAVVPAQPGFRVGFETP; encoded by the exons atGGAGGATGAAATGCCCAAGACCCT TACGTCCCAACTCACatctggagagaaaaggagTCTGCAAGCTGTGTGCCCCTTCCCAGTCCATGCCAGGTCACACTCGGAGGGAAAAGTGGTCTGGAAG GTACGTGGGGAACCTCTCCAGGGACGTGACCGAGGCTCTgatcctgcagctcttcagccaGATCGGACCCTGCAAGAACTGCAAGATGATCATGGAT CTGGCAATGATCCCTACTGCTTCGTGGAGTTCTACGAGCACCGGCACGCGGCCGCGGCGCTGGCTGCCATGAACGGCAGGAAGATAATGGGTAAG GAGGTGAAAGTGAACTGGGCCACCACCCCCAGCAGCCAGAAGAAAGACACCAGCA ACCATTTCCACGTCTTTGTGGGAGACCTCAGCCCTGAGATCACAACTGAGGACATCAAAGCAGCCTTTGCTCCCTTTGGAAGAATCTC GGATGCACGGGTGGTCAAGGACATGGCCACGGGCAAGTCCAAGGGCTACGGCTTCGTCTCCTTCTTCAACAAATGG gaCGCCGAGAACGCCATCCAGCAGATGGGGGGCCAGTGGCTGGGGGGCCGGCAGATCAGGACCAACTGGGCCACCAGGAAACCTCCGGCTCCCAAGAGCACCTATGAGG CAAACACCAAACAATTGTCCTACGACGAGGTGGTCACTCAGTCCAGCCCCAGCAACTGCACCGTGTACTGCGGGGGGGTCACCTCGGGCCTCTCAG agcagctgatgCGCCAGACCTTCTCCCCCTTCGGGCAGATCATGGAGATCCGAGTGTTCCCCGACAAAGGCTACTCCTTCGTCAg GTTCAGTTCCCATGAGAGCGCTGCCCACGCCATCGTCTCCGTCAACGGCACCACCATCGAGGGCCACGTGGTCAAGTGCTACTGGGGCAAGGAGACCCCCGACAtggccagccctgtgcagca GGTCCCTGACCGTGCCCGTGTGTCCCAGGGCCAGCTGAGCTACCCGCCGGCCTACGGGCAGTGGGGGCAGTGGTACGGCGGTGCCCAGCTGGGCCAGTACGTGCCCAACGGATGGCAGGTGCCCACCTACGGCGTGTACGGCCAggcctggagccagcagggcttCGG GCAGAGCCAGCCGTCGCCGCCCTGGCTGGCGCCCGGTTTCAGCGTGCAGGGCCAGAACGGCGCCGTGGTGCCCGCCCAGCCCGGCTTCCGCGTGGGCTTCGagaccccctga
- the TIA1 gene encoding nucleolysin TIA-1 isoform X3: MEDEMPKTLTSQLTSGEKRSLQAVCPFPVHARSHSEGKVVWKVRGEPLQGRDRGSDPAALQPDRTLQELQDDHGSGNDPYCFVEFYEHRHAAAALAAMNGRKIMGKEVKVNWATTPSSQKKDTSNHFHVFVGDLSPEITTEDIKAAFAPFGRISDARVVKDMATGKSKGYGFVSFFNKWDAENAIQQMGGQWLGGRQIRTNWATRKPPAPKSTYEANTKQLSYDEVVTQSSPSNCTVYCGGVTSGLSEQLMRQTFSPFGQIMEIRVFPDKGYSFVRFSSHESAAHAIVSVNGTTIEGHVVKCYWGKETPDMASPVQQGQLSYPPAYGQWGQWYGGAQLGQYVPNGWQVPTYGVYGQAWSQQGFGQSQPSPPWLAPGFSVQGQNGAVVPAQPGFRVGFETP, translated from the exons atGGAGGATGAAATGCCCAAGACCCT TACGTCCCAACTCACatctggagagaaaaggagTCTGCAAGCTGTGTGCCCCTTCCCAGTCCATGCCAGGTCACACTCGGAGGGAAAAGTGGTCTGGAAG GTACGTGGGGAACCTCTCCAGGGACGTGACCGAGGCTCTgatcctgcagctcttcagccaGATCGGACCCTGCAAGAACTGCAAGATGATCATGGAT CTGGCAATGATCCCTACTGCTTCGTGGAGTTCTACGAGCACCGGCACGCGGCCGCGGCGCTGGCTGCCATGAACGGCAGGAAGATAATGGGTAAG GAGGTGAAAGTGAACTGGGCCACCACCCCCAGCAGCCAGAAGAAAGACACCAGCA ACCATTTCCACGTCTTTGTGGGAGACCTCAGCCCTGAGATCACAACTGAGGACATCAAAGCAGCCTTTGCTCCCTTTGGAAGAATCTC GGATGCACGGGTGGTCAAGGACATGGCCACGGGCAAGTCCAAGGGCTACGGCTTCGTCTCCTTCTTCAACAAATGG gaCGCCGAGAACGCCATCCAGCAGATGGGGGGCCAGTGGCTGGGGGGCCGGCAGATCAGGACCAACTGGGCCACCAGGAAACCTCCGGCTCCCAAGAGCACCTATGAGG CAAACACCAAACAATTGTCCTACGACGAGGTGGTCACTCAGTCCAGCCCCAGCAACTGCACCGTGTACTGCGGGGGGGTCACCTCGGGCCTCTCAG agcagctgatgCGCCAGACCTTCTCCCCCTTCGGGCAGATCATGGAGATCCGAGTGTTCCCCGACAAAGGCTACTCCTTCGTCAg GTTCAGTTCCCATGAGAGCGCTGCCCACGCCATCGTCTCCGTCAACGGCACCACCATCGAGGGCCACGTGGTCAAGTGCTACTGGGGCAAGGAGACCCCCGACAtggccagccctgtgcagcag GGCCAGCTGAGCTACCCGCCGGCCTACGGGCAGTGGGGGCAGTGGTACGGCGGTGCCCAGCTGGGCCAGTACGTGCCCAACGGATGGCAGGTGCCCACCTACGGCGTGTACGGCCAggcctggagccagcagggcttCGG GCAGAGCCAGCCGTCGCCGCCCTGGCTGGCGCCCGGTTTCAGCGTGCAGGGCCAGAACGGCGCCGTGGTGCCCGCCCAGCCCGGCTTCCGCGTGGGCTTCGagaccccctga
- the TIA1 gene encoding nucleolysin TIA-1 isoform X7, producing MEDEMPKTLYVGNLSRDVTEALILQLFSQIGPCKNCKMIMDTAGNDPYCFVEFYEHRHAAAALAAMNGRKIMGKEVKVNWATTPSSQKKDTSNHFHVFVGDLSPEITTEDIKAAFAPFGRISDARVVKDMATGKSKGYGFVSFFNKWDAENAIQQMGGQWLGGRQIRTNWATRKPPAPKSTYEANTKQLSYDEVVTQSSPSNCTVYCGGVTSGLSEQLMRQTFSPFGQIMEIRVFPDKGYSFVRFSSHESAAHAIVSVNGTTIEGHVVKCYWGKETPDMASPVQQGQLSYPPAYGQWGQWYGGAQLGQYVPNGWQVPTYGVYGQAWSQQGFGQSQPSPPWLAPGFSVQGQNGAVVPAQPGFRVGFETP from the exons atGGAGGATGAAATGCCCAAGACCCT GTACGTGGGGAACCTCTCCAGGGACGTGACCGAGGCTCTgatcctgcagctcttcagccaGATCGGACCCTGCAAGAACTGCAAGATGATCATGGAT ACAGCTGGCAATGATCCCTACTGCTTCGTGGAGTTCTACGAGCACCGGCACGCGGCCGCGGCGCTGGCTGCCATGAACGGCAGGAAGATAATGGGTAAG GAGGTGAAAGTGAACTGGGCCACCACCCCCAGCAGCCAGAAGAAAGACACCAGCA ACCATTTCCACGTCTTTGTGGGAGACCTCAGCCCTGAGATCACAACTGAGGACATCAAAGCAGCCTTTGCTCCCTTTGGAAGAATCTC GGATGCACGGGTGGTCAAGGACATGGCCACGGGCAAGTCCAAGGGCTACGGCTTCGTCTCCTTCTTCAACAAATGG gaCGCCGAGAACGCCATCCAGCAGATGGGGGGCCAGTGGCTGGGGGGCCGGCAGATCAGGACCAACTGGGCCACCAGGAAACCTCCGGCTCCCAAGAGCACCTATGAGG CAAACACCAAACAATTGTCCTACGACGAGGTGGTCACTCAGTCCAGCCCCAGCAACTGCACCGTGTACTGCGGGGGGGTCACCTCGGGCCTCTCAG agcagctgatgCGCCAGACCTTCTCCCCCTTCGGGCAGATCATGGAGATCCGAGTGTTCCCCGACAAAGGCTACTCCTTCGTCAg GTTCAGTTCCCATGAGAGCGCTGCCCACGCCATCGTCTCCGTCAACGGCACCACCATCGAGGGCCACGTGGTCAAGTGCTACTGGGGCAAGGAGACCCCCGACAtggccagccctgtgcagcag GGCCAGCTGAGCTACCCGCCGGCCTACGGGCAGTGGGGGCAGTGGTACGGCGGTGCCCAGCTGGGCCAGTACGTGCCCAACGGATGGCAGGTGCCCACCTACGGCGTGTACGGCCAggcctggagccagcagggcttCGG GCAGAGCCAGCCGTCGCCGCCCTGGCTGGCGCCCGGTTTCAGCGTGCAGGGCCAGAACGGCGCCGTGGTGCCCGCCCAGCCCGGCTTCCGCGTGGGCTTCGagaccccctga
- the TIA1 gene encoding nucleolysin TIA-1 isoform X5 — protein MEDEMPKTLYVGNLSRDVTEALILQLFSQIGPCKNCKMIMDTAGNDPYCFVEFYEHRHAAAALAAMNGRKIMGKEVKVNWATTPSSQKKDTSNHFHVFVGDLSPEITTEDIKAAFAPFGRISDARVVKDMATGKSKGYGFVSFFNKWDAENAIQQMGGQWLGGRQIRTNWATRKPPAPKSTYEANTKQLSYDEVVTQSSPSNCTVYCGGVTSGLSEQLMRQTFSPFGQIMEIRVFPDKGYSFVRFSSHESAAHAIVSVNGTTIEGHVVKCYWGKETPDMASPVQQVPDRARVSQGQLSYPPAYGQWGQWYGGAQLGQYVPNGWQVPTYGVYGQAWSQQGFGQSQPSPPWLAPGFSVQGQNGAVVPAQPGFRVGFETP, from the exons atGGAGGATGAAATGCCCAAGACCCT GTACGTGGGGAACCTCTCCAGGGACGTGACCGAGGCTCTgatcctgcagctcttcagccaGATCGGACCCTGCAAGAACTGCAAGATGATCATGGAT ACAGCTGGCAATGATCCCTACTGCTTCGTGGAGTTCTACGAGCACCGGCACGCGGCCGCGGCGCTGGCTGCCATGAACGGCAGGAAGATAATGGGTAAG GAGGTGAAAGTGAACTGGGCCACCACCCCCAGCAGCCAGAAGAAAGACACCAGCA ACCATTTCCACGTCTTTGTGGGAGACCTCAGCCCTGAGATCACAACTGAGGACATCAAAGCAGCCTTTGCTCCCTTTGGAAGAATCTC GGATGCACGGGTGGTCAAGGACATGGCCACGGGCAAGTCCAAGGGCTACGGCTTCGTCTCCTTCTTCAACAAATGG gaCGCCGAGAACGCCATCCAGCAGATGGGGGGCCAGTGGCTGGGGGGCCGGCAGATCAGGACCAACTGGGCCACCAGGAAACCTCCGGCTCCCAAGAGCACCTATGAGG CAAACACCAAACAATTGTCCTACGACGAGGTGGTCACTCAGTCCAGCCCCAGCAACTGCACCGTGTACTGCGGGGGGGTCACCTCGGGCCTCTCAG agcagctgatgCGCCAGACCTTCTCCCCCTTCGGGCAGATCATGGAGATCCGAGTGTTCCCCGACAAAGGCTACTCCTTCGTCAg GTTCAGTTCCCATGAGAGCGCTGCCCACGCCATCGTCTCCGTCAACGGCACCACCATCGAGGGCCACGTGGTCAAGTGCTACTGGGGCAAGGAGACCCCCGACAtggccagccctgtgcagca GGTCCCTGACCGTGCCCGTGTGTCCCAGGGCCAGCTGAGCTACCCGCCGGCCTACGGGCAGTGGGGGCAGTGGTACGGCGGTGCCCAGCTGGGCCAGTACGTGCCCAACGGATGGCAGGTGCCCACCTACGGCGTGTACGGCCAggcctggagccagcagggcttCGG GCAGAGCCAGCCGTCGCCGCCCTGGCTGGCGCCCGGTTTCAGCGTGCAGGGCCAGAACGGCGCCGTGGTGCCCGCCCAGCCCGGCTTCCGCGTGGGCTTCGagaccccctga
- the TIA1 gene encoding nucleolysin TIA-1 isoform X2, producing the protein MKCPRPLRPNSHLERKGVCKLCAPSQSMPGHTRREKWSGRYVGNLSRDVTEALILQLFSQIGPCKNCKMIMDTAGNDPYCFVEFYEHRHAAAALAAMNGRKIMGKEVKVNWATTPSSQKKDTSNHFHVFVGDLSPEITTEDIKAAFAPFGRISDARVVKDMATGKSKGYGFVSFFNKWDAENAIQQMGGQWLGGRQIRTNWATRKPPAPKSTYEANTKQLSYDEVVTQSSPSNCTVYCGGVTSGLSEQLMRQTFSPFGQIMEIRVFPDKGYSFVRFSSHESAAHAIVSVNGTTIEGHVVKCYWGKETPDMASPVQQVPDRARVSQGQLSYPPAYGQWGQWYGGAQLGQYVPNGWQVPTYGVYGQAWSQQGFGQSQPSPPWLAPGFSVQGQNGAVVPAQPGFRVGFETP; encoded by the exons ATGAAATGCCCAAGACCCT TACGTCCCAACTCACatctggagagaaaaggagTCTGCAAGCTGTGTGCCCCTTCCCAGTCCATGCCAGGTCACACTCGGAGGGAAAAGTGGTCTGGAAG GTACGTGGGGAACCTCTCCAGGGACGTGACCGAGGCTCTgatcctgcagctcttcagccaGATCGGACCCTGCAAGAACTGCAAGATGATCATGGAT ACAGCTGGCAATGATCCCTACTGCTTCGTGGAGTTCTACGAGCACCGGCACGCGGCCGCGGCGCTGGCTGCCATGAACGGCAGGAAGATAATGGGTAAG GAGGTGAAAGTGAACTGGGCCACCACCCCCAGCAGCCAGAAGAAAGACACCAGCA ACCATTTCCACGTCTTTGTGGGAGACCTCAGCCCTGAGATCACAACTGAGGACATCAAAGCAGCCTTTGCTCCCTTTGGAAGAATCTC GGATGCACGGGTGGTCAAGGACATGGCCACGGGCAAGTCCAAGGGCTACGGCTTCGTCTCCTTCTTCAACAAATGG gaCGCCGAGAACGCCATCCAGCAGATGGGGGGCCAGTGGCTGGGGGGCCGGCAGATCAGGACCAACTGGGCCACCAGGAAACCTCCGGCTCCCAAGAGCACCTATGAGG CAAACACCAAACAATTGTCCTACGACGAGGTGGTCACTCAGTCCAGCCCCAGCAACTGCACCGTGTACTGCGGGGGGGTCACCTCGGGCCTCTCAG agcagctgatgCGCCAGACCTTCTCCCCCTTCGGGCAGATCATGGAGATCCGAGTGTTCCCCGACAAAGGCTACTCCTTCGTCAg GTTCAGTTCCCATGAGAGCGCTGCCCACGCCATCGTCTCCGTCAACGGCACCACCATCGAGGGCCACGTGGTCAAGTGCTACTGGGGCAAGGAGACCCCCGACAtggccagccctgtgcagca GGTCCCTGACCGTGCCCGTGTGTCCCAGGGCCAGCTGAGCTACCCGCCGGCCTACGGGCAGTGGGGGCAGTGGTACGGCGGTGCCCAGCTGGGCCAGTACGTGCCCAACGGATGGCAGGTGCCCACCTACGGCGTGTACGGCCAggcctggagccagcagggcttCGG GCAGAGCCAGCCGTCGCCGCCCTGGCTGGCGCCCGGTTTCAGCGTGCAGGGCCAGAACGGCGCCGTGGTGCCCGCCCAGCCCGGCTTCCGCGTGGGCTTCGagaccccctga
- the TIA1 gene encoding nucleolysin TIA-1 isoform X4, translating to MKCPRPLRPNSHLERKGVCKLCAPSQSMPGHTRREKWSGRYVGNLSRDVTEALILQLFSQIGPCKNCKMIMDTAGNDPYCFVEFYEHRHAAAALAAMNGRKIMGKEVKVNWATTPSSQKKDTSNHFHVFVGDLSPEITTEDIKAAFAPFGRISDARVVKDMATGKSKGYGFVSFFNKWDAENAIQQMGGQWLGGRQIRTNWATRKPPAPKSTYEANTKQLSYDEVVTQSSPSNCTVYCGGVTSGLSEQLMRQTFSPFGQIMEIRVFPDKGYSFVRFSSHESAAHAIVSVNGTTIEGHVVKCYWGKETPDMASPVQQGQLSYPPAYGQWGQWYGGAQLGQYVPNGWQVPTYGVYGQAWSQQGFGQSQPSPPWLAPGFSVQGQNGAVVPAQPGFRVGFETP from the exons ATGAAATGCCCAAGACCCT TACGTCCCAACTCACatctggagagaaaaggagTCTGCAAGCTGTGTGCCCCTTCCCAGTCCATGCCAGGTCACACTCGGAGGGAAAAGTGGTCTGGAAG GTACGTGGGGAACCTCTCCAGGGACGTGACCGAGGCTCTgatcctgcagctcttcagccaGATCGGACCCTGCAAGAACTGCAAGATGATCATGGAT ACAGCTGGCAATGATCCCTACTGCTTCGTGGAGTTCTACGAGCACCGGCACGCGGCCGCGGCGCTGGCTGCCATGAACGGCAGGAAGATAATGGGTAAG GAGGTGAAAGTGAACTGGGCCACCACCCCCAGCAGCCAGAAGAAAGACACCAGCA ACCATTTCCACGTCTTTGTGGGAGACCTCAGCCCTGAGATCACAACTGAGGACATCAAAGCAGCCTTTGCTCCCTTTGGAAGAATCTC GGATGCACGGGTGGTCAAGGACATGGCCACGGGCAAGTCCAAGGGCTACGGCTTCGTCTCCTTCTTCAACAAATGG gaCGCCGAGAACGCCATCCAGCAGATGGGGGGCCAGTGGCTGGGGGGCCGGCAGATCAGGACCAACTGGGCCACCAGGAAACCTCCGGCTCCCAAGAGCACCTATGAGG CAAACACCAAACAATTGTCCTACGACGAGGTGGTCACTCAGTCCAGCCCCAGCAACTGCACCGTGTACTGCGGGGGGGTCACCTCGGGCCTCTCAG agcagctgatgCGCCAGACCTTCTCCCCCTTCGGGCAGATCATGGAGATCCGAGTGTTCCCCGACAAAGGCTACTCCTTCGTCAg GTTCAGTTCCCATGAGAGCGCTGCCCACGCCATCGTCTCCGTCAACGGCACCACCATCGAGGGCCACGTGGTCAAGTGCTACTGGGGCAAGGAGACCCCCGACAtggccagccctgtgcagcag GGCCAGCTGAGCTACCCGCCGGCCTACGGGCAGTGGGGGCAGTGGTACGGCGGTGCCCAGCTGGGCCAGTACGTGCCCAACGGATGGCAGGTGCCCACCTACGGCGTGTACGGCCAggcctggagccagcagggcttCGG GCAGAGCCAGCCGTCGCCGCCCTGGCTGGCGCCCGGTTTCAGCGTGCAGGGCCAGAACGGCGCCGTGGTGCCCGCCCAGCCCGGCTTCCGCGTGGGCTTCGagaccccctga
- the C22H2orf42 gene encoding LOW QUALITY PROTEIN: uncharacterized protein C2orf42 homolog (The sequence of the model RefSeq protein was modified relative to this genomic sequence to represent the inferred CDS: inserted 2 bases in 2 codons), translating into MLGNPGKRRSMDPCPGRPKAPSFLSDLGKATLRGIRKCPRCGTYNGTRGLSCKNKTCGAVFRAGSRRPPGTADAVRLLSGAXGQLYSARQRQRRCFVELGVSETAIQTPEGTLITQLSXGRCHAPACARAAAEGQCQHLKLALGCQAEATPLPLKSSVLGAVQAPAEAKQSLWELATEPSGPLVQRVTKSVLVVKCKASQRHSLGYLHASFGQRRFSCACRGPGHGRAKGEQRDDEEEEEGEEEEEEEESPPTRCIHFLACICAFASDESLAQEFSEFLASDGSGLKGTVIPQLLRGPGPTARARGAAAARAKRRRKDLGPGPQVPGPLLVPDPAHPSPRRSSLRKLPVVSSSPSSSSSSSLKRHGCPQALDESQVSLSFQEWLGSVTERIHQTMHYQFEGHPEPLVFHIPQSFFEALQQRISSGSSKKRLPNSTTAFVRRDALPLGTFSKYTWHITNVLQVKQIFDTPEVPLEITRSFVQNRDGSYEPFRSPRVQVESLPEGLGPHERQTPLRPLELQTFLKVGHTSPTQKEPTPFTIEWIPDILPRSRLGELRLKFQYGHHGGPRQPPGRGTPPEPPLPPLGTIAFP; encoded by the exons ATGCTGGGAAACCCCGGGAAACGCCG CTCCATGGACCCGTGCCCGGGCAGGCCCAAAGCCCCGTCCTTCCTGTCCGACCTGGGCAAGGCCACCCTGCGTGGCATCCGCAAGTGCCCTCGCTGCGGCACCTACAACGGCACGCGGGGGCTCAGCTGCAAGAACAAGACGTGCGGGGCCGTGTTCCGGGCGggctcccgccgcccgccgggcACCGCCGACGCCGTGCGCCTGCTCAGCGGCG AGGGCCAGCTGTACTCCGCGCGCCAGCGCCAGCGCCGCTGCTTCGTGGAGCTGGGCGTGTCCGAGACGGCCATCCAGACCCCCGAGGGCACCCTGATCACGCAGCTGA TCGGGCGCTGCCACGCGCCCGCCTGCGCCAGGGCGGCGGCcgaggggcagtgccagcacctgaAGCTGGCGCTGGGCTGCCAGGCCGAGGCCACGCCGCTGCCGCTCAAGAGCTCGGTGCTGGGCGCCGTGCAGGCGCCCGCCGAGGCCAAGCAGAGCCTCTGGGAGTTGGCCACGGAGCCCTCGGGGCCGCTGGTGCAGAGGGTGACCAAGAGCGTGCTGGTGGTCAAGTGCAAGGCCAGccagaggcacagcctgggctaCCTGCACGCCAGCTTCGGGCAGCGCCGCTTCTCCTGCGCCTGCCGCGGGCCCGGGCACGGCCGTGCCAAGGGGGAGCAGCGGGacgacgaggaggaggaggagggggaggaagaggaggaggaggaggagtcgCCCCCCACGCGCTGCATCCACTTCCTGGCCTGCATCTGCGCCTTCGCCAGCGACGAGAGCCTGGCCCAGGAGTTCTCCGAGTTCCTCGCCTCCGATGGCAGCG gtctGAAGGGGACGGTGATCCCGCAGCTGCTCCGGGGCCCCGGCCCCACAGCGCGGGCACGAGGGGCGGCTGCTGCCAGGgccaagaggaggaggaaggaccTGGGGCCAG GCCCGCAGGTGCCCGGGCCCCTCCTGGTTCCAgacccagctcatcccagccccaggaggagcagcctgagGAAGCTGCCCGTCGTCTCCTCCTcaccttcctcatcctcctcctcctcactaAAGAGGCACG gctgtccccaggcgCTGGATGagtcccaggtgtccctgtccttccAGGAGTGGCTGGGCAGTGTCACAGAGCGCATCCACCAGACCATGCACTACCAGTTTGAGG GCCACCCAGAGCCGCTGGTTTTCCACATCCCCCAGTCCTTCTTCGAGGCTCTGCAGCAGCGAATCTCCAGCGGCAGCAGCAAGAAGAGGCTGCCCAACTCCACCACGG CCTTCGTGCGCAGGGACGCGCTGCCCCTGGGCACCTTCTCCAAGTACACGTGGCACATCACCAACGTCCTGCAGGTCAAGCAGATCTTCGACACGCCCGAG GTGCCGCTGGAGATCACGCGCAGCTTCGTGCAGAACCGCGACGGCTCCTACGAGCCCTTCCGCAGCCCCCGCGTGCAGGTGGAGAGCCTGCCCGAGGGGCTGGGCCCCCACGAGAGACAAACCCCGCTGCggcccctggagctgcagaccTTCCTCAAAGTCG GACACACGTCCCCCACGCAGAAGGAGCCCACGCCGTTCACCATCGAGTGGATCCCCGACAtcctgccccgctcccgccTGGGCGAGCTGCGCCTCAAGTTCCAGTACGGGCACCACGGGGGGCCCCGGCAGCCCCCCGGCCGCGGGaccccccccgagccccccctgccccccctgGGCACCATCGCCTTCCCCTGA
- the MRPS24 gene encoding 28S ribosomal protein S24, mitochondrial: MAAAARALRVLPRALHVPSATRQLHTSPVCLKTRAARVRAGRGDKLVTYEQAHAPHHIGHRKGWLSLHTGNLRGEAGAAQRALEDAFLRRFLAGTFPGLLLDEPVLKRRGNLLVLCALLARALPPHKLYFLQGYTETLLGHFYKCPVRLELQTLPARLPYKFL; this comes from the exons atggcggcggccgcGCGGGCCCTGCGG gTCCTTCCCCGTGCCCTCCATGTCCCCAGCGCCACCCGGCAGCTGCACACCAGCCCCGTGTGCCTCAAG acGCGGGCGGCGCGGGTGCGCGCGGGCAGGGGTGACAAGCTGGTGACCTACGAGCAGGCGCACGCCCCGCACCACATCGGGCACCGCAagggctggctgtccctgcacaccg ggaacCTGCGTGGCGAGGCGGGCGCGGCCCAGCGGGCCCTGGAGGACGCGTTCCTGCGGCGCTTCCTGGCCGGGACCTTCCCGGGTTTGCTGCTGGACGAGCCGGTGCTGAAGCGCCGCGGGAACCTCctggtgctctgtgccctgctggcacGGGCACTGCCACCCCACAAGCTCTACTTCCTGCAGGGCTACACCGAGACCCTGCTCGGCCACTTCTACAAGTGCCCCGTGCGCCTGGAGCTGCAGACCCTGCCCGCCCGCCTGCCCTACAAGTTCCTCTAG